In Vigna unguiculata cultivar IT97K-499-35 chromosome 3, ASM411807v1, whole genome shotgun sequence, a single genomic region encodes these proteins:
- the LOC114176546 gene encoding auxin-responsive protein IAA33 — protein sequence MAFYAGNTTNCNNKFRGFPGFEDDDVVSTVVPAVTVVVEGRSICQRISLHNHGSYESMAKALREMFVENAGDSDDLDLSNVIPGYLIAYEDMDNDLLLVGDLSWKDFVRVAKRIRIIPTKGNSRKGSTRAA from the exons ATGGCTTTCTATGCTGGTAACACCACCAATTGTAACAACAAATTCCGAGGATTCCCAGGGTTTGAGGACGATGATGTTGTGTCCACTGTGGTTCCCGCTGTAACAGTTGTGGTAGAGGGTCGTTCCATCTGCCAGCGCATCAGCCTCCATAACCATGGTAGCTACGAAAGTATGGCCAAAGCCCTACGCGAAATGTTTGTGGAAAACGCTGGAGACAGTGATGATCTTGACCTTTCCAATGTCATTCCTGGCTACCTTATTGCCTATGAAGACATGGACAACGATCTTCTTCTAGTCGGTGACCTTAGCTGGAA ggATTTTGTACGTGTGGCAAAGAGAATTCGTATAATTCCAACCAAGGGTAACTCAAGAAAAGGTTCAACGAGAGCGGCGTAA
- the LOC114176547 gene encoding probable small nuclear ribonucleoprotein F gives MATIPVNPKPFLNNLTGKPVIVKLKWGMEYKGYLVSVDSYMNLQLANTEEYIEGQFTGNLGEILIRCNNVLYLRGVPEDEEIEDAAEE, from the exons ATGGCT ACTATACCAGTTAATCCCAAGCCTTTCTTGAATAATTTGACCGGAAAGCCAGTAATTGTGAAACTCAAGTGGGGAATGGAGTACAAGG ggtATCTTGTTTCTGTTGATTCGTATATGAACTTGCAG CTGGCAAACACGGAGGAGTACATTGAGGGTCAGTTTACTGGAAATTTGGGAGAAATTTTAATCAG ATGTAACAATGTTCTCTACCTTCGAGGTGTCCCAGAGGATGAAGAAATCGAAGACGCCGCAGAAGAATAG